The region TCTTCAAATATACCGTTGGATGTAATGGCAACCAGCCACTTTTAATTTTTTTAAGGTTGAAACCTCCTCCAATACGATTTCTAATCAAGCGCTCCTTTTGATCATTCGAAACATAGACTCCGTCGCCGTAAATTCCTTCTATATTGTGCGAATGCTTAAAACGCAAAGCTATTCTGGAAACTACATTATTATCATAAAACTCATCATCAGAATGCATTAATCCGATAACGTCTCCGGTTGCTAGTTTTAGTCCTTTGTTTATCGCATCGTACATTCCTTTATCAGGTTCAGAAATATAGTGGCTTATTCTGTCTTTATAAGACTCAATAATTTCTTTTGTGCCATCTTTTGAATTACCATCTATAACAATATATTCGATATCATCATAGTTTTGATCCAATACACTTTTGATCGCTTTTTCAATTGTGTTTTTGCGATTATAACACACTGTGATTATAGTAACTCTCATAATAATTATTTTTTTAACTTAAATATTCTTCAATAGTTAACTGCTTTCACAATTCTGAGTTAAAATTAAAACAAAGGCATTTTACTAAAAAAAGTTCTCGATGAAGCACCTCAAAACTCGTTAAAAGCACAAAAAAGCTAACTTGAAAATAAAGTGTGCCAAAATCTGTTTCCTGATTAAGGAAATCGAGAAAAAGCAGTTGATATAAATAATGGTGTTTTGTAAAAGAAAAAGTGCTTTTATTGATTTAATAAAAGCGTATCAAAATAACTTATAGTAGATAACAAACCTTCTCGAAGCTGTACTTTTGGTTCCCAGCCGTTCAGTTTATTCTTAGCCAAAGTGATATCTGGCTGTCTTTGTTTTGGATCATCCTGTGGTAAATCCATGTGAATGATTTTGGATTTTGAATCTGTCAGCTCAATAATTGCCTGTGCCAGCTCCAGCATTGTAAACTCATTTGGGTTTCCTAAATTGACCGGACCTAAAAATTGTGGATCTGAATTCATCATTCTTACCATACCTTCTACCAAATCATCTACATATTGAAAAGAACGCGTTTGTAAACCGTCTCCAAAAATGGTAATATCTTTACCTTGTAATGCTTGCACAATAAAGTTAGATACTACTCTTCCATCTGCCGGATTCATGTTTGGACCATAAGTATTAAAAATTCTGATGATTTTAATGGCTACTTTATTCTGATTGTGATAATCCATAAATAAAGTTTCTGCACAACGCTTTCCTTCATCATAACAAGAACGAATACCAATTGGATTTACATGTCCCCAATAATTTTCAGTTTGAGGGTGCACCAAAGGATCGCCATAAACTTCGCTGGTACTTGCCTGCAATACTTTAGCGTTAACACGTTTTGCCATACCTAAAACATTTATAGCTCCCATCACCGAAGTCTTTATTGTTTTGATCGGATTGTATTGGTAATGTACCGGAGATGCCGGACAAGCTAAATTGTAAATTTCGTCAACCTCAGCATAATATGGTTCTGTAATGTCGTGGCGTACCATTTCAAAATAAGGATTATCTAATAATTCGATAATATTAGATTTTGCTCCTGTAAAATAATTGTCAAGACAGATTACTTCATTGCCTTCATTTAATAATCTTTTGCACAAGTGCGAACCTACAAATCCAGCGCCGCCAGTTATCAATATTCTTTTCATATTTATTCTAAGTTGTTTTTGATTGAGTTTACTTTGGTTTGAATTTGAAAAAAGTAATGTGATTTAAAACGTGCCAGATAAAATCCTTCTTTTCCGTCTAAAAATCCTAATTTTAAAAAATAGGCTCCCATAAAATAAACTGCTGGAAGTAAACCTGTATTAAGAAGACTGTATTTGATTTTTTGATTAAGAGATAAATGTTCGTTCTTAGACTGTTTCAACTGCAAATATCTTTGTGCTTCCCAAGAAGAATAAGCATTGTGTTTGGCAATATAATGTTCTAAGTTTTTAAAATCTTTATGAACCACTTTAGATTTAATGATTCCAACTTTTCCTTCTATAATTGGATGTTCGTGAACTTCCATATCTAAATGGCTCCATAAATCTTCTTCGATTTTTTCATAAGCTCCTTTCGATTTTTTAAAAAGAGCCGACTTTTGAAAGCCATAACCATATTTAAGTTTGCGTCCCATAAAATAGTTTTCAAACTGTATGGTAAATCCGTTGTAGTTTGGGTCAAGCGTTTTAACAGCAACTTCATTAACAAACTCTTCAGTAACAAATTCATCTGCGTCTAAAAACAAAATCCATTCGTGACGCAAATCTGCATTTTGCAATGTCCAGTTTCTCTTTTTAGGAAACTTGCCATTCCATTGAAATTGTAAAACTTCAGCCCCCATATTGGCAGCAATAGTTGTTGTATCATCTGTACTTCCGGAATCTACTACAATTATTTGGTCAAATCGCTTTAATTTATCCAAACAAGAGGGTAAATTCAAGGCTTCGTTTTTTACAGAAACGACTACAGTAATTGGAATTTTATTCAAAGTTTCTAGTTTAAAAAATTAAATAATGTTTTTATCTTATAGATTTAAATCAAAGTACGTCAAGCATTTGTCGGCTTAGATCTTTCAGAATTATTTCTTTTGTTCTAATCTGGCGCCACTTTTCAAATTCGACAACATTATTGCTTAGGTATTCAATTGCCTTATCTATCGCTCTTTTAATATCCTCGATATTTTCATACGTTTCACCCACTTTCACAGGATTTGAAATTTGCTCCTTAAATAATGGATAATTAGGAACAATAACAAAACAACCACCGTTTACGGCATCATTAAGAACACCACTTGACCTGTGATAAAAGTGTTCTTTTTCATAATAATTAATCACGATATCCAGCGATTTAATAAAGGAGTTGTATTGCTCACTACTTGTTGTATCGGTTAGATTAATTGCCATTTTCTTTAATTCATCAGGCAATTGCCAAAATGGAGTTCCAATATGTGTTTCTACTTCGGCGTCATTACTGGAGTAGTTTTCTAGGATTTTTATTATTGGCATAATAGGTTTATCTGGTCTAATCATACCAACAATTCCAATTTTTAAAACCGAGTCAGCAGGTTTGGCTAATCTTTCATTAGAATCTTCAGGCAGTGGTGTTAACATATAAATGCCTGATTTGTAAAATTTCAAACAGTCATCATAATCATGATCTGTTTTTTCTAAATGGATAGGATAAAACTTAAATCTTTTTTCAAAAAATAGTAGAAGTTTAAAACCAAGCGTTCTGCTTGTACTCAATTTATAAGTTTGCTGAAATCCATGAACAATAAAAAAAGTTGGTTTTCTTTTTATTGCACAAACCAAGTACAATAAAATGGAGTACCAAGGTTTGTGTTCAAAAATAATAATGATATCATAAGGTTCTTTTGTCTTTACTATTGTCCAAGCCATATCAACCGCTTTCAAACCTTGATAGACCAATTGTTTTAATCCTTTAATAGGTATCCAGTTGTAAAACTTTGAGCGATCAGGAGTTATTTCAGATATAAATAATATTTTCTTTCCTAGATAAGCAGGTAAATCTAATAGTATATTAAAATTTGAATGTATAGAATTCATACTTATATGTTTATAATGGGTTTACAATTTGTCGTATTGTAATTTTTTGGTCGAAATCTCATCTCTGGAAATACTTGTTGCCGGGTTGCCTCTCACAATTGAATTCTTAAAAACTTTTTTATTTACTACTGCCCGAGCTGCAATTACTGAATTGTTTTCTATACATACTCCAGGGCCAATAAAAGCATCTGCAGCAACCCAAACTCCGTCTCCTATTGTTATGGGTTTAAGTATTAAAGGAAAATCTGGTTTTGTGTAATCATGTGAAGATGCACATAAATAGGATTTTTGAGAGATAATAGTATTAGATCCAATACTTATTTTTCCTTGATTATAACAATCGACTTTGGGACCCAAACTAGAATTTGCTCCAAGTTCTAAATTCCACGGTGCCCATATTTTTACCGACGCATATACATGCGATGACCATTCTATTTTTGCTCCAAAACATTTTAAAACCAAAATTCTCCATCTTCTAAATAATCGAGAGGCAAATGGTCGAAACAAAATTAGACTGCTGCAGTTCCATAGCAATCTGGAAATTTTATTCTTTAAACTAAAAGAATGACTGTAAGTAGATAAGTCCAAAATTTTATTAATTATAAGTTTCCTGATACAGTTCGTTTATCTGGTTTGCAACGGTTTTAATCTCATATTTTTCCTCTACCAGTTTTCGTCCTTTTCTGCCCATATTGGCAAGTTCATCGCTTGAGGAATTGATTACTCTTGTAATGCTTTTTTGTAATTCTAAAATAGATAGATTAATCCACCAGCCGCAGTTGTAGACTTCGAGATCATGCCAAGGTGTACCTCTTGTGGTAATCACTGGAACCCCAACAGCCAGTGCTTCTGCTATTACTATTCCGAAATTTTCGCTGTATGTTGGCAGTATCATAACATCTGCAGATCTCAAAAAGTCCCATTTTTCTTCGCCATATTTTGAACCTACAAAATGGACATTGTCTAAATCTTGGGCACTTCGAATTAGATTTGCTATATAATTTTCATCTCCATTTCCGGCAATTTCAAGCAACCAGCCATCTGTATTACAATTTTCCCAAGCTTGCAATAATAATTCGATTCCTTTTTTAGGATGAATTCGGGACAAAAACACTACTTTTTTGGTTCCAAAATTTTTCTTGATTTCTTTTACATCATTTAAATCAATACCATTCGGAATAATACTAATTGGAGAGGTAAAGCCTAAAGCTTCAATATTTAAGGCTTCCATTTCTGCAGTTGCATGTAAGCATAAAGCTCTTCGAATCGCTTTTTTTTGGTACAAAAACAAACCCAATTTTTTCTTCCAGGGATTTTGAGCCATTATCCAAGGTTCCAACATTCCGTGAGGAGATAGTATTACTTTAATTCCTAACTCCTGCGCTTTTTTTTGAAAACCCCAATTTTGCGGACTCCAAATACCATTTATATGAACAATGTCTGGTTTTTCTTGAAGTAAGAATATTCGAAACTCTTCTAATAAGGAAAACCATCGGAAAACACTTGTCTGAAAAAATTTAATTCTCACACCTTCAATGTCTATAGGATTAGAAGAAAATCCTGTTGCAACAATTAAATCGATATGATTTTTTAATTCTGAACCTAACAACCTCATATATTCTGCAGTTCCTCCTTCTTTCTTATCAATACCAGCAATAAAATGGACTACTTTCATAATTTTTGAGTGATTTCTTTATAAACAACTTCAATTGCGTTTAGGGAAAATTCTGCTGTAAATTTTTGGGATTGTTTTAATGAATTTTCAATCATTACGGCTCGTTGTATTTTATTGAGTGATACAACTTTTTCTAACATCTTGGCAGAATCCTCTTTCCATTTTTTAAAAAAAATATCGTCACTAGGTTTTTTGTCAATGTAAAAAGCTGCAGAACCACCAACTTCATTCATAGGAGATCTATTTGTTGTTATAACTAAACAACCCGATGCCATTGCTTCTATAATTGGCCATCCAAATCCTTCGTCAAGCGAAGGAAACAATAAACATTTGGCTCCTGAATAAGCAATATTGACATCTTCATCAGCTAAATTGGTAACAAAATGAATGTCATTTTTAACAGCTGATTTCTTTTGCAGTTCAAGCAATTCATTTGTTGGTTCTGATCCAATCATAAGAAGCGGAAAGTTTTTCTTGCTAATGCTTCTCCACGACTCATAAATTTCTATTACTCCTTTTCTATTTTTATAATATT is a window of Flavobacterium crocinum DNA encoding:
- a CDS encoding glycosyltransferase family 2 protein; this encodes MRVTIITVCYNRKNTIEKAIKSVLDQNYDDIEYIVIDGNSKDGTKEIIESYKDRISHYISEPDKGMYDAINKGLKLATGDVIGLMHSDDEFYDNNVVSRIALRFKHSHNIEGIYGDGVYVSNDQKERLIRNRIGGGFNLKKIKSGWLPLHPTVYLKKSVIDKNGLYNLDFKIASDTEFLLRYLYKHEIKMSYINIYIVKMRMGGMSTSFKRAFEVLKEDYRIYKYHGLTAYSVVFRKKTIALKQYIVH
- a CDS encoding UDP-glucuronic acid decarboxylase family protein is translated as MKRILITGGAGFVGSHLCKRLLNEGNEVICLDNYFTGAKSNIIELLDNPYFEMVRHDITEPYYAEVDEIYNLACPASPVHYQYNPIKTIKTSVMGAINVLGMAKRVNAKVLQASTSEVYGDPLVHPQTENYWGHVNPIGIRSCYDEGKRCAETLFMDYHNQNKVAIKIIRIFNTYGPNMNPADGRVVSNFIVQALQGKDITIFGDGLQTRSFQYVDDLVEGMVRMMNSDPQFLGPVNLGNPNEFTMLELAQAIIELTDSKSKIIHMDLPQDDPKQRQPDITLAKNKLNGWEPKVQLREGLLSTISYFDTLLLNQ
- a CDS encoding glycosyltransferase family 2 protein, yielding MNKIPITVVVSVKNEALNLPSCLDKLKRFDQIIVVDSGSTDDTTTIAANMGAEVLQFQWNGKFPKKRNWTLQNADLRHEWILFLDADEFVTEEFVNEVAVKTLDPNYNGFTIQFENYFMGRKLKYGYGFQKSALFKKSKGAYEKIEEDLWSHLDMEVHEHPIIEGKVGIIKSKVVHKDFKNLEHYIAKHNAYSSWEAQRYLQLKQSKNEHLSLNQKIKYSLLNTGLLPAVYFMGAYFLKLGFLDGKEGFYLARFKSHYFFQIQTKVNSIKNNLE
- a CDS encoding glycosyltransferase, with protein sequence MNSIHSNFNILLDLPAYLGKKILFISEITPDRSKFYNWIPIKGLKQLVYQGLKAVDMAWTIVKTKEPYDIIIIFEHKPWYSILLYLVCAIKRKPTFFIVHGFQQTYKLSTSRTLGFKLLLFFEKRFKFYPIHLEKTDHDYDDCLKFYKSGIYMLTPLPEDSNERLAKPADSVLKIGIVGMIRPDKPIMPIIKILENYSSNDAEVETHIGTPFWQLPDELKKMAINLTDTTSSEQYNSFIKSLDIVINYYEKEHFYHRSSGVLNDAVNGGCFVIVPNYPLFKEQISNPVKVGETYENIEDIKRAIDKAIEYLSNNVVEFEKWRQIRTKEIILKDLSRQMLDVL
- a CDS encoding putative colanic acid biosynthesis acetyltransferase is translated as MDLSTYSHSFSLKNKISRLLWNCSSLILFRPFASRLFRRWRILVLKCFGAKIEWSSHVYASVKIWAPWNLELGANSSLGPKVDCYNQGKISIGSNTIISQKSYLCASSHDYTKPDFPLILKPITIGDGVWVAADAFIGPGVCIENNSVIAARAVVNKKVFKNSIVRGNPATSISRDEISTKKLQYDKL
- a CDS encoding glycosyltransferase; its protein translation is MKVVHFIAGIDKKEGGTAEYMRLLGSELKNHIDLIVATGFSSNPIDIEGVRIKFFQTSVFRWFSLLEEFRIFLLQEKPDIVHINGIWSPQNWGFQKKAQELGIKVILSPHGMLEPWIMAQNPWKKKLGLFLYQKKAIRRALCLHATAEMEALNIEALGFTSPISIIPNGIDLNDVKEIKKNFGTKKVVFLSRIHPKKGIELLLQAWENCNTDGWLLEIAGNGDENYIANLIRSAQDLDNVHFVGSKYGEEKWDFLRSADVMILPTYSENFGIVIAEALAVGVPVITTRGTPWHDLEVYNCGWWINLSILELQKSITRVINSSSDELANMGRKGRKLVEEKYEIKTVANQINELYQETYN